In the Mesorhizobium sp. genome, one interval contains:
- the hisD gene encoding histidinol dehydrogenase has product MAITLDASAADFESRFSAFLSTKREVSEDVEATVRDIVGRVRSQGDDALFDYTRRFDRFDPGSGRLTVSGAEIDAAFGAVDAQTLDALTLARDRIAAHHARQRPKDDLYTDPIGVGLGSRWTAVESAGLYVPGGTASYPSSVLMNALPAKVAGVERVVITVPAPDGIVNPLVLVAARLAGVSEIHRVGGAQAIAALAYGTESIRPVVKIVGPGNAYVAAAKRQVFGTVGIDMIAGPSEVLVLADGANDPEWIAADLLAQAEHDSGAQSILITDDAMFGRAVEAAVERQLTRLPRGATAAASWRDFGAVILVRGFDDAVPLVNRIAPEHLELAIEDADAYAGRVRNAGAIFIGRHTPEVIGDYVGGSNHVLPTARSARFSSGLSVLDFMKRTSILKLGPDQLRELAPAAIALAQAEGLDAHARSVAVRLNL; this is encoded by the coding sequence ATGGCGATCACGCTCGACGCATCCGCGGCCGATTTCGAAAGCCGGTTCAGCGCCTTCCTGTCGACCAAGCGCGAGGTGTCGGAGGATGTCGAGGCGACCGTGCGCGACATCGTCGGCAGAGTGCGCTCGCAAGGCGACGACGCATTGTTCGACTACACGCGGCGCTTCGACCGCTTCGATCCTGGCAGTGGTCGCCTGACCGTGTCGGGGGCCGAGATCGACGCGGCGTTCGGCGCGGTCGACGCTCAGACCCTCGACGCGCTGACGCTGGCGCGCGACCGCATCGCCGCCCACCATGCACGGCAGCGGCCGAAGGACGACCTCTACACCGACCCGATCGGCGTCGGGCTCGGATCGCGCTGGACGGCGGTGGAATCGGCGGGGCTCTACGTTCCGGGCGGCACGGCGAGCTACCCCTCCTCCGTGCTGATGAACGCATTGCCGGCCAAGGTGGCAGGTGTCGAGCGCGTGGTGATCACCGTTCCGGCGCCCGACGGCATCGTCAACCCGCTGGTGCTGGTGGCGGCACGGCTGGCCGGTGTCAGCGAAATCCATCGCGTCGGCGGCGCGCAGGCGATCGCAGCCCTTGCCTACGGAACCGAGTCGATCCGGCCCGTGGTCAAGATCGTCGGGCCGGGCAACGCCTATGTCGCTGCCGCCAAGCGGCAGGTCTTCGGCACCGTCGGTATCGACATGATTGCCGGCCCGTCCGAGGTTCTGGTGCTCGCCGACGGCGCAAACGATCCCGAATGGATCGCCGCCGACCTTCTTGCCCAGGCTGAGCATGACAGCGGCGCGCAGTCGATCCTGATCACCGACGACGCCATGTTCGGCCGCGCCGTCGAGGCGGCCGTGGAGCGCCAGCTCACCCGTCTGCCGCGCGGCGCCACCGCAGCTGCCAGCTGGCGCGATTTCGGCGCCGTCATCCTGGTGCGCGGCTTCGACGACGCCGTGCCCCTCGTCAACCGCATCGCGCCCGAGCATCTGGAACTGGCAATCGAGGATGCCGACGCTTATGCCGGCAGGGTGAGGAATGCCGGTGCGATCTTCATCGGCCGCCACACGCCCGAAGTCATCGGCGACTATGTCGGCGGCTCGAACCACGTTCTGCCGACGGCCCGCTCGGCGCGCTTCTCGTCGGGCCTCTCGGTCCTGGACTTCATGAAGCGGACGTCGATCCTGAAGCTCGGCCCCGACCAGCTGCGCGAACTGGCGCCGGCGGCGATTGCACTGGCGCAGGCCGAGGGGCTCGACGCACACGCGCGTTCCGTCGCCGTCCGTCTCAATCTCTGA
- a CDS encoding UPF0262 family protein: MGREPSNARLVDVELDETIGRSTPDVEHERAVAIFDLVEENSFRPVTDTGEGPYRLKLSLQESRLIFAVARENGEPVVTHILSLTPFRRIVKDYYMICESYYDAIRSSSPSQIEAIDMGRRGLHNEGSQTLMDRLAGKIEVDFDTARRLFTLVCVLHWRG, from the coding sequence ATGGGGAGGGAACCGAGCAACGCCAGGCTGGTCGACGTCGAACTGGACGAGACGATCGGCCGCTCCACGCCAGACGTGGAACACGAACGTGCGGTGGCGATCTTCGATCTGGTCGAGGAGAACTCGTTCCGTCCCGTCACCGACACCGGCGAAGGACCCTACAGGCTCAAGCTCTCGCTCCAGGAATCGCGTCTGATCTTCGCCGTCGCCCGCGAGAACGGCGAGCCGGTCGTCACCCACATCCTGTCGCTGACGCCCTTCCGGCGGATCGTGAAGGACTACTACATGATCTGCGAGAGCTACTACGACGCCATCCGCTCGTCGTCGCCGTCGCAGATCGAGGCCATCGACATGGGGCGGCGCGGTCTTCACAACGAAGGCTCCCAGACGCTGATGGACCGGCTCGCCGGCAAGATCGAAGTCGATTTCGACACGGCGCGCCGGCTGTTCACGCTGGTCTGCGTCCTGCACTGGCGTGGGTGA
- the infA gene encoding translation initiation factor IF-1, translated as MPKEEVLEFPGLVTELLPNAMFRVKLENEHEIIAHTAGRMRKNRIRVLTGDKVLVEMTPYDLTKGRITYRFK; from the coding sequence ATGCCGAAGGAAGAAGTCCTCGAATTTCCCGGTCTCGTGACCGAATTGCTGCCCAATGCCATGTTCCGCGTCAAGCTCGAGAACGAGCACGAGATCATCGCACACACGGCAGGGCGCATGCGCAAGAACCGCATCCGCGTGCTGACCGGTGACAAGGTGCTCGTCGAGATGACGCCCTACGACCTGACCAAGGGCCGCATCACCTACCGCTTCAAGTAG
- a CDS encoding Maf-like protein, with translation MSVFQKLVLASGSPRRIELLQQAGIEPDRIVPADVDETPQRAEHPRSLAKRLSREKAEKAQEKLAKDSDWEGGYILAADTVVAVGRRILPKADLIDEASNCLRLLSGRSHRVYSGVCLITPSGKVRQKLVESRVRFKRLSREELESYLASGQWRGKAGGYAIQGLAGTFVVKLVGSYTNVVGLPLYETVNLLAGDGYKVHFNWLSGTRAA, from the coding sequence ATGAGCGTCTTCCAGAAGCTGGTTCTGGCCTCCGGGTCGCCGCGCCGCATCGAGCTGCTGCAGCAGGCCGGCATCGAGCCCGACCGGATCGTTCCGGCCGACGTCGACGAGACCCCGCAGCGCGCCGAGCACCCCCGTTCGCTCGCCAAGCGGCTGTCGCGGGAGAAGGCTGAGAAGGCGCAGGAGAAGCTGGCGAAGGACAGCGACTGGGAAGGCGGCTACATTCTCGCCGCCGACACGGTCGTGGCCGTTGGCCGCCGCATCCTGCCGAAGGCCGACCTGATCGACGAGGCGTCCAACTGCCTTCGCCTCCTGTCCGGCCGCTCGCATCGCGTCTATTCCGGCGTCTGCCTGATCACGCCGTCCGGCAAGGTGCGCCAGAAGCTGGTGGAAAGCCGGGTGCGCTTCAAGCGCCTGTCGCGCGAGGAGCTGGAAAGCTACCTCGCCTCGGGCCAGTGGCGCGGCAAGGCGGGCGGCTACGCGATCCAGGGACTTGCCGGCACCTTCGTGGTGAAGCTCGTCGGCTCCTACACCAATGTCGTCGGCCTGCCGCTCTACGAGACGGTCAACCTGCTCGCCGGCGACGGCTACAAGGTCCATTTCAACTGGCTGTCGGGAACCCGCGCCGCCTAA
- the yacG gene encoding DNA gyrase inhibitor YacG: MSDRSANVTPLRPRRPCPECGRPSSRATYPFCSARCKDVDLHRWLTGAYVIPGREDEENDVSSDAGNDTPRG, from the coding sequence ATGTCCGACCGCTCCGCCAATGTCACGCCGCTGCGGCCTCGCCGCCCCTGCCCCGAATGCGGCCGGCCCTCGTCGCGCGCGACCTATCCGTTCTGCTCCGCCCGCTGCAAGGATGTCGACCTTCATCGCTGGCTGACGGGCGCCTATGTCATCCCCGGCCGGGAAGACGAGGAAAACGACGTCAGCAGCGACGCCGGCAACGACACCCCGCGCGGCTGA
- a CDS encoding monovalent cation:proton antiporter-2 (CPA2) family protein: MAGEAAEHASLASELIQVVSLLGAGVLAVPIFKRVGLGSVLGYLAAGLAIGPWGLQLFTDPAAILHVAELGVVMFLFIIGLEMQPSRLWGLRGDIFGLGAAQVAVCGLLLMLYGMAIGFPWIQSFVAGMGFVLTSTAIVMQLLEEKGEMATPAGQRMVSILLLEDLAIVPLLAIVAFLAPNSGHDEGGSLWATAGIALAALGGLVIAGRYLLNPMFQLLAAAHAREVMTAAALLVVFGAALAMDMGGLSMAMGAFLAGVLLSESTFRHQLEADIEPFRGILLGLFFMGVGMSLDLGVLTREWQLIATAVVGYMALKSIGIYTVARFLKSSHREALMRAVYMAQGGEFAFVLYAAATSVGIFTADKNAALTATIIISMALTPLMIMLLPRLLPPEEQSLDGIDVVDGLTGNILIIGFGRFGQIVSQPLILRGVDVSIIDNDVEMIQVAGRFGFKVYYGDGTRLDILHAAGADKAQAVLICVDKADAAVLIAEHLKANFPMVPVFARAFDRGAALKLVHAGVEFQLRETFESALTFSTEVMQFIGVPFAEATETIEEVRGRDQERFTLQLTGDIYAGSNLFKGNQPVPAPVATPKRAGKALNKEAEDLLRGGSTEQGAKP, from the coding sequence ATGGCGGGTGAAGCGGCGGAACATGCATCGCTCGCGAGCGAACTGATCCAGGTGGTGTCGCTGCTCGGCGCCGGCGTGCTGGCCGTCCCGATCTTCAAGCGGGTCGGGCTCGGCTCGGTCCTCGGCTATCTCGCCGCCGGCCTCGCCATCGGCCCGTGGGGCCTCCAGCTCTTCACCGACCCGGCGGCGATCCTTCATGTCGCCGAACTCGGCGTGGTCATGTTCCTCTTCATCATCGGGCTCGAAATGCAGCCGTCGCGGCTGTGGGGGCTGAGGGGCGACATCTTCGGCCTCGGCGCCGCGCAGGTCGCGGTCTGCGGCCTGCTCCTGATGCTGTACGGCATGGCGATCGGCTTTCCGTGGATCCAGTCTTTCGTCGCCGGCATGGGCTTCGTGCTCACCTCGACAGCGATCGTCATGCAGTTGCTGGAGGAGAAGGGCGAGATGGCGACGCCTGCCGGCCAGCGGATGGTCTCGATCCTGCTGCTCGAAGACCTCGCCATCGTGCCGCTGCTGGCGATCGTGGCCTTCCTCGCTCCGAATTCCGGCCATGACGAGGGTGGTTCCCTCTGGGCCACCGCCGGCATCGCGCTCGCCGCGCTCGGCGGCCTCGTCATCGCCGGGCGCTACCTGCTCAACCCGATGTTCCAGCTTCTGGCGGCGGCGCACGCGCGCGAGGTGATGACGGCGGCGGCGCTGCTGGTCGTGTTCGGCGCGGCACTCGCCATGGATATGGGCGGCCTGTCGATGGCGATGGGCGCGTTCCTCGCCGGCGTGCTCCTGTCCGAATCGACCTTCCGCCACCAACTCGAGGCCGACATCGAGCCCTTCCGCGGCATCCTGCTCGGCCTGTTCTTCATGGGCGTCGGCATGTCGCTCGACCTCGGCGTGCTGACGCGGGAATGGCAGCTGATCGCGACCGCCGTGGTCGGTTACATGGCGCTGAAATCCATCGGCATCTACACCGTCGCCCGCTTCCTCAAATCGTCGCACCGCGAAGCTCTGATGCGGGCCGTCTACATGGCCCAGGGCGGGGAATTCGCCTTCGTGCTCTATGCGGCCGCCACCAGCGTCGGCATCTTCACCGCCGACAAGAACGCCGCGCTGACGGCGACCATCATCATCTCGATGGCGCTGACGCCGCTCATGATCATGCTGCTCCCGCGCCTTCTGCCGCCGGAAGAGCAGTCGCTCGACGGCATCGACGTCGTCGACGGGCTCACCGGCAACATCCTGATCATCGGCTTCGGCCGCTTCGGCCAGATCGTCAGCCAGCCGCTCATCCTGCGCGGCGTCGACGTCTCGATCATCGACAACGACGTCGAGATGATCCAGGTCGCCGGCCGCTTCGGCTTCAAGGTCTATTACGGCGACGGCACACGGCTCGATATCCTGCACGCGGCCGGCGCCGACAAGGCGCAGGCGGTGCTGATCTGCGTCGACAAGGCCGACGCGGCCGTGCTCATCGCCGAACATCTGAAAGCGAATTTCCCGATGGTCCCGGTCTTCGCGCGCGCGTTCGACCGCGGCGCCGCGCTGAAGCTCGTGCACGCCGGCGTCGAGTTCCAGCTGCGCGAGACGTTTGAATCGGCGCTGACCTTCTCCACCGAAGTGATGCAGTTCATCGGCGTGCCCTTCGCGGAGGCGACCGAGACGATCGAGGAAGTTCGCGGACGCGACCAGGAGAGGTTCACTCTGCAGCTCACCGGCGATATCTATGCGGGCAGCAACCTGTTCAAGGGCAATCAGCCGGTGCCGGCGCCGGTCGCAACGCCGAAACGCGCCGGCAAGGCGCTCAACAAGGAGGCGGAGGATCTCTTGCGCGGAGGTTCGACCGAGCAGGGAGCGAAGCCATGA
- a CDS encoding DUF924 family protein produces the protein MSQSDISAITGFWRSAGPDAWFRKDAAFDAEFRQRFEPLHWRAARRELDDWQASAEGAFGLMLLLDQFPRNCFRGTGHMYATDPLARHHARLAVAAGHDRAVEELVRMFFYLPFSHSETLADQERACTLAEHLGEETMKHARGHRDIVQRFGRFPHRNPILARESTPEELQFLAEGGFAG, from the coding sequence ATGAGCCAATCCGACATTTCCGCCATCACCGGATTCTGGCGATCCGCCGGCCCCGATGCCTGGTTCCGCAAGGACGCGGCCTTCGACGCCGAATTCAGGCAAAGGTTCGAGCCGCTGCACTGGCGGGCGGCCCGGCGGGAACTCGACGACTGGCAGGCCTCGGCCGAAGGCGCCTTCGGGTTGATGCTGCTGCTCGACCAGTTTCCACGCAACTGCTTCCGGGGCACCGGCCACATGTATGCGACCGATCCGCTGGCGCGCCATCACGCGCGTCTGGCGGTTGCCGCCGGCCACGACCGCGCGGTGGAGGAACTGGTGCGCATGTTCTTCTACCTGCCTTTCTCCCACTCCGAAACTCTTGCCGACCAGGAACGCGCCTGCACGCTCGCCGAGCATCTCGGCGAGGAGACGATGAAGCATGCGCGCGGACATCGCGACATCGTCCAGCGCTTCGGCCGGTTCCCGCATCGCAACCCGATCCTGGCGCGTGAATCGACGCCCGAAGAGCTGCAGTTCCTGGCCGAGGGCGGTTTCGCGGGATAG